ACGGTGGCTTCGTTTCCATGGCTTTTCTCACGGCCAGGTCAATGGCTCCGGCACCGGCTTCATACCTAGAGGCAAAATCCAGAATCTCCGAGGAGCTCACCCGATTGCTTGCTCCGTATCGCTTCAACACGTTCTCCCAGAGCTGAACGCGGCTGCGTCGACCCAGGGGGGTGAAACGGATGCTGAAGGCGAAACGGCGCCGCACCGATGCTTCGATGTGCTCGATGTCGTTAACGATCCAGATCATCCGGACCCCCGGTTCTTCCAGCAGATGGTTGAGCCATCCCTTGTCCTGGGTTTCTCCGCGCATGAACCATGAAAAACGGGTGCCGAGGACATTGTCCGCTTCGTCCACGATGATGAGTGACCCAGGACCGCTGTTGGTCATGTTCAGGCAGGCCACAATGGCTCCCCGCCGATTGCCGGAGCTGTTCTCCTGGTCCTGGACGATCTCGTACGCCGGAACTCCCAGTTTTTGAGCCACACCCCGCGCAAAAGAAGTCTTGCCGGTTCCCGGGGCGCCGTAGAGAAGGATGTGTGTGGAGGTTTCCCGCTTTTCCTCGAGCAGCTTCAAAACGAAATTCGCTTCTTTTTCCAGGTTGAAATGGTGTTCCAGGGGAAGGGTATCCTCGGGAACTTTGGAAAAGAGACGCTCCAAAACCTGGGGAGCTGAAGGGTTCCAGATGAGCTTGAGGTAATCTTCCTGGAGCCTCAGATCGACGCTATCCATCTCGAAGGCGTCGATTTTTTGCAGGGTGCCCATCAGGACTTCATTGAGCTCGGTCACGGAGAGATTCAAGACGGCGCTCAAGTGCTTGCGTCCCGTGAATTTGTTGCACCCCAGACGGTTCACGAAAAAATCCTCGAAAATCTCGTGAGTAGAAAGGATAAAAAGGAACACCGTGAATTCCATTTCTGCAGGGCTCAGGTTGAACATCTCCTGAAAGAGGGCGAGGTTCTCCTCGATGGGAGAGGCACTTTCCTCATCCATGTTTTCCGTTCTTGCCGCCAAAAGCTCTTTCACCCGCAGACCGAAGCTTTTTACTGCCCGCTTGGGGGATCTTCGAAGGTAGCGGATGAGGATGTCGGCGTAATCTTCCCCTTCCAGGTCGGCTTCGCTCAGCTCCTCCTGCAGTTCCTTGCAGAGAGCACCGCGAAGGTGCGCGAGCAATTCCGTTCCGAGCTCTTTCCTCTCTTCTCCCAGCACCCAGCAGACCGCTTCCAGGGATTTGCCATCCAGGGAAGCGGTTTGATCCAGATGCCGGTGAAGATAGACGGCGCATCGGCTCAGAAGGAACCGTTCATTTTCATCCATTTCAAAGGCTGATAACGGGGCAAAATGCTTTCGGATTCTCGGCGTCATGTCTCCCTCCCTTTCGTTTTGAGTAGATGCATGGTAGCATGGCGCCGTTCCATATAGCGGAATGATATTTTTAAAAAACAGAGAGGGAATATGCCTGATAAAATAGATAGTTATAGAAGCTATGGGCAAAAGGTGATCAGCCTTTTTGCAAAACTCCTTTTTACGGGAAGGAACTATTCCCTGAGTGAGCTTGCAACGCATTTTGCCTGTTCCAAGCAGACGATTTCACGCCTCATAGAAGACATACGGCGAAGCTACGGGGTAGAGGTGGAAGAGTCCTTCCAGGG
This region of Desulforhabdus amnigena genomic DNA includes:
- a CDS encoding ATP-binding protein, producing the protein MTPRIRKHFAPLSAFEMDENERFLLSRCAVYLHRHLDQTASLDGKSLEAVCWVLGEERKELGTELLAHLRGALCKELQEELSEADLEGEDYADILIRYLRRSPKRAVKSFGLRVKELLAARTENMDEESASPIEENLALFQEMFNLSPAEMEFTVFLFILSTHEIFEDFFVNRLGCNKFTGRKHLSAVLNLSVTELNEVLMGTLQKIDAFEMDSVDLRLQEDYLKLIWNPSAPQVLERLFSKVPEDTLPLEHHFNLEKEANFVLKLLEEKRETSTHILLYGAPGTGKTSFARGVAQKLGVPAYEIVQDQENSSGNRRGAIVACLNMTNSGPGSLIIVDEADNVLGTRFSWFMRGETQDKGWLNHLLEEPGVRMIWIVNDIEHIEASVRRRFAFSIRFTPLGRRSRVQLWENVLKRYGASNRVSSSEILDFASRYEAGAGAIDLAVRKAMETKPPSKKAFRETVSALLQAHGTLLNSGVKPQIKDKIEKNYSLEGLNVEGDLSSLVQQLERFDQHLRHSGQSGNVSMNLLFHGPPGSGKSELARFLADHLDREILCKRLSDLRSPYVGESERNLSAAFAEAETREALFILDEADSLLFSRERARHSWEISFTNEFLTQMERFRGILICTTNRLMDLDEASLRRFSYKVGFAPLKPEGNIIFYKRLLGPLSPGPLPESATQALLRMTDLCPGDFKAVRDKFAFYPRTELNHDMLVEALAGEEKLKKLHQGKKPVGF